A window of the Apodemus sylvaticus chromosome 15, mApoSyl1.1, whole genome shotgun sequence genome harbors these coding sequences:
- the Pigx gene encoding phosphatidylinositol-glycan biosynthesis class X protein: MAYKHKQTATLVTRVDNNGGPRVEVLAAFCPGHRGRREHARRAQIPSGSTACPARPSRASGSGVLAAGVVAWLLLWAAWLVGRLAADLSDSSFSAGVRATCSEIILRQEFLKDGFHRDLLIKVKFGESIEDLQTCRLLIRHNIPAGLFVDPYELASLRERNITEAVMVSESFNIEAPNYLSNESAVLIYARQDAQCIDCFQAFLPVHYRYHRPHRKDGDTLIVVNNPDLLMYCDQEFPVLKCWAQSEVAAPCALKSEEICQWKNMQYKSILKNLTVQVPVGLTIHTSLVCSVTLLITILCSTLILLAVFKYGHFSL, translated from the exons ATGGCCTACAAACACAAGCAAACGGCCACACTTGTGACCAGAGTCGATAATAAT GGTGGTCCTAGGGTGGAAGTGCTAGCAGCGTTCTGTCCCGGTCACCGGGGAAGGCGAGAGCACGCTCGGCGTGCTCAGATTCCCTCCGGGTCCACAGCTTGCCCCGCGCGCCCCTCTCGGGCGTCGGGCTCCGGCGTCCTGGCTGCCGGCGTTGTGGCCTGGCTGCTCCTCTGGGCAGCCTGGCTGGTCGGCAGGCTCGCCGCGGACTTGAGCGACTCCTCCTTCAGTGCTG GTGTAAGGGCCACTTGttctgaaattattttgaggCAAGAATTTTTGAAAGATGGTTTCCACAG AGACCTTTTAATAAAAGTGAAGTTTGGAGAAAGCATCGAGGACTTGCAGACCTGCCGGCTCTTAATTAGACATAACATCCCAGCAGGACTCTTTGTGGACCCGTATGAGTTGGCTTCACTCCGAGAAAGAAACATAACAGAG GCAGTGATGGTATCAGAAAGTTTTAATATAGAAGCCCCCAACTATTTGTCCAATGAGTCTGCAGTCCTCATTTATGCCCGGCAGGACGCACAGTGCATCGACTGCTTCCAGGCCTTTTTACCGGTGCACTATCGCTATCACCGGCCACATAGGAAAGATGGAGACACACTCATTGTTGTCAACAACCCCGACTTACTGATGTACTGTGACCAAG agtttccAGTTTTGAAATGCTGGGCTCAGTCAGAAGTAGCAGCTCCATGTGCTTTGAAGAGTGAGGAGATCTGCCAGTGGAAAAACATGCAGTACAAATCA ATACTTAAGAATCTGACGGTGCAGGTTCCAGTGGGACTGACTATACACACCTCTTTAGTGTGCTCTGTGACACTGCTCATTACCATTCTGTGCTCCACTCTGATCCTTTTAGCTGTTTTCAAATATGGCCATTTTTCCCTGTAA